The following DNA comes from Balaenoptera ricei isolate mBalRic1 chromosome 7, mBalRic1.hap2, whole genome shotgun sequence.
tatttatctctgctctaatctttattatttccttctttaaggTTTAAAGTTAGGTTATTAATTTGAGAAAcgtcttttttaatgtaagcatttacaGCTGTACATCTCCCTCTTAGTTTTGGTTTCACTGCCTTCCATAAGTTTGGTAGGTTgtgcttctctctttttctttttttcttaaggtacattttctaattttccttgtggtGTCTCCTTAGACACATTGGTTGCTTAagaatatgttgtttaatttccacatttttgtaaatttaaaattttttcttctttcattgatTTCCAGCTTCAtgccattgtgatcagaaaatatactttgtatgatttcatttttttaaatgtattaagtcAGGTTTTGtagcctaaaatattttctatcctagagaatattccatgtgcacttgagaaaaatgtgtattctgtgttCTTGGGTGGATTTTCCTGTATGTCAGTTAGGTTTAATTGGCTTATGGTGTTGCTCAAGTCCTgtatttccctgttgattttctttctcattattcTATCCTTTATTAAAAGTGTTGACGTTTCCAAGCATTAAttgtaaaattgttttttctctctcaaattctgtcagtgtttgcttcacatatttttggTCTCTGATGTTGGTGCACTTAGGTTCATAATTGTTAGATCTTCTTGATGACTCaactttttaacaatataaaatgttctatttcatctcttgtatttgtttttaacttaaagtctattttgtctgatatttgtATAGTCACCCCAACTCTCTTTGATTACTATTTTTATGGAACATCTGTTTCCATCCTTTCAGCTTCAACCTGTGTATATCCATAGATTTAAAGTGGGTGAGTTTTGTTGTAGATAGGCAGCCGCATGCAGTtgggttctgttttcttttttaaacattcttgCAATGAATGCTTTTTAATtggatattttaattcatttatcttATATAAAGACATTACTTATAAGGAAGGACTCCTGCCATTtagctgtttgttttctgtatgttttatatctttattattcCTCATCTCCTACATCattgccttcttttgtgtttagttgatttttgGTACTGACATGTTTTGATTCCCTTCTCGTTTACTTTGGTGTTTACTCTGCTGATTTGTGGGTGTGATCATCATTGGGATGACCTCCAATGTTGTGAAGTTATAACAGTATCTTAAATTGATATCACTTTAACTTCAGTTGCACTGACTGTTCTCCTTTATAGCTCTTCCCTTCCCCTTTATGTTACTAATGTCACAAACTACATGTACATATTGTATACTTATGAAcattaatatgtaaatattttgtgcattttttttcttgttgtattCATATATAGTTTAGTTGACTTCCTTtagttctttctctttgtttccctttagttctttgagaatatttataacagtttcttttttaagtctttgtctagtaaggaCAGTTTCTGTCAATTTAAATCTTTCCTTTGAATCAGCCATGCATTCCTGTTTATTTGTactccttgtgatttttttttttgaaaactggccatttgattattttaatgtgATATATCTGGAAATTAGATTCTCCCCTTCTCCAGTgttgctgttttttatttattgttgaagCTATTTAGCTAAGACTTTTCCAGACTTCTTTAAAAAGACTATTTCTTACTGGATGTGTTCACGGAAGTATCTGGTCCTTTAGCTCATGTCCAACTAATGATTTGACAGAGATTTCCTTGAATTCTAGGAGCTGAAGCAGAGAGACAAACCAACAAATATTGAAATCAttcacctctcccagtctttgcaGATTGGCTCTGTGCTGGGGAAATCCTTTACTGATTAGGTAAGCTTGCTCTGAGCTTATGGAGCAGTGTGAGGTGAAAGTTTTTGGTGTTCTCAGCACGTTTCTCAGTGTGTGTCTTATTTGGACATGCATGTGTCTTTACAGGCATCCGCCCACCACATATTGTTTCTTTTGAATGTCCTAATTTCCCAAGGAGTCTCACCCCAGCTTCTCCTTCAGGCCTCATATAGTATGTTGTATATCTCTGCCTATCTTTTCTTTCCCAGGTATCTgtagatttgcatttcccttggaGCTTTTATAACAAGAGTCCAGTGCTTTTCCTGCTTGTGTTTCAAGTTATGCAAAAGAGAGACAAGTCATTCAGTCCTGCAAGAAGCCACCCAGACATACACAGTATTAGAACATATATACACAGTATTTTGCAAATAAGAACAATTgttttccctcctgtttcaaggAGGAAGCTAGGAACCAGGTTGCTACTGCTCAAAACCAAGACTGCTACTCTGCCAGGAAGTGATGAggcagaagtaaataaaaatttcacaaatgttttctatcattttaaagatttttttttttacttcactgGGCTTTTGCTTGGTTGCCGTAATCCTCTGTTGTTTTCCAGAGTTTCCACGAAGTTGTTTCAGACAGCTTTTGGTGGTTTTTTGATGTTTCTGCAAGGGTACAAGAACTTGGAGTTTCCTAGTTTCCCATTTTGCTCAAATTAGTACAAAGCACAAAGTAAAACAGATGATGAATGGgagtaaaaaaagaagagaacaatgagagaaaaggaagactGGGAGGAGGAGTAGGAAGactaacaaacaaacacaaactagACTATGCAAAATAAAAGGGTGGCTTTTGCTTTTTCGCAACGGGTTTGTCGCCAGGACACAGGTGTCGTGAAAACCACCGCCAAACCTAAGCaaaaatgggaaaggagaagACCCACATCAACATCGTTGTGATCGGACACGTAGATTCGGGGAAGTCCACCACTACTGGCCATCTGATCTACAAGTGTGGTGGGATCGACAAGAGAACCATTGAAAAGTTCGAGAAGGAGGCTGCCGAGATGGGGAAGGGCTCCTTCAAGTATGCCTGGGTCTTGGACAAACTGAAAGCTGAACGTGAGCATGGTATCACCATTGATATCTCCCTATGGAAATTCGAGACCAGCAAGTACTACGTGACCATCATTGATGCCCCAGGACACAGAGACTTCATCAAAAACATGATTACAGGCACATCCCAGGCTGACTGTGCTGTCCTGATTGTTGCTGCTGGTGTTGGTGAATCTGAAGCAGGTATTTCCAAGAATGGGCAGACCCGTGAGCATGCCCTTCTGGCCTACACTCTGGGTGTGAAACAGCTAATTGTTGGAGTTAACAAAATGGATTCCACTGAGCCACCCTACAGCCAGAAGAGATACGAGGAAATTGTAAAGGAAGTCagcacctacattaagaaaattgGCTACAACCCCGACACAGTAGCACTTGTGCCAATTTCTGGCTGGAATGGTGACAACATGCTGGAGCCAAGTGCTAACATGCCGTGGTTCAAGGGATAGAAAGTCACCCGTAAAGATGGCAATGCCAGTGGGACCACACTGCTTGAAACTCTGGATTGCATCCTGCCACCAACTCGCCCAACTGACAAGCCCTTGTGTTTGCCCCTCCAGGACGTCTACAAAATTGGTGGTATTGGCACTGTCCCTGTGGGTCGAGTGGAGACTGGTGTTCTCAAACCTGGCATGGTGGTCACCTTTGCTCCAGTCAACGTGACAACTGAAGTGAAGTCTGTTGAAATGCACCATGAAGCTTTGAGTGAAGCCCTTCCTGGGGACAACGTGGGCTTCAATGTCAAGAATGTGTCTGTCAAAGATGTTCGTCGTGGCAGTGTGGCTGGTGACAGCAAAAATGACCCACCGATGGAAGCAGCTGGCTTCACAGCTCAGGTGATTATCTTGAACCATCCAGGCCAAATCAGTGCCGGCTATGCACCTGTGCTGGATTGTCACACAGCTCACATTGCCTGCAAGTTTGCTGAGCTGAAGGAGAAGATTGATCGTTGTTCTGGGAAAAAGCTGGAAGATGGCCCCAAATTCTTGAAATCTGGTGATGCTGCCATCGTTGATATGGTTCCTGGCAAACCCATGTGTGTTGAGAGCTTCTCGGACTATCCTCCTCTGGGCCGCTTTGCTGTTTGTGACATGAGACAGACGGTTGCTGTGGGTGTCATCAAAGCAGTGGACAAGAAGGCAGCTGGAGCTGGCAAGGTCACCAAGTCTGCCCAGAAAGCTCAGAGggctaaataaatattattatccccagtACCTGCCACCCCAGTCTTAATCAGTGGTGGAAGAACGGTCTCAGAACTGTTTGTCTCAATTGGCCATTTAAGTTTAATAGCAAAAGACTGGTTAATGATAACAATGCATCGTAAAACcttcagaaggaaaggagaacgTGTTGTGGaccatttgttttgtgtgtggcAGTTTTaagttattagtttttaaaatcagtactTTTTAATGGAAACAACTTGACCAAAAATCTGTCACAGAACTTGAGACCCATTAAAAaagtttaatgagaaaaaaaaaaaaaaaagggtggctTTTTAGTTTATTTCCCATGATTTTATTCAAATTGGTGAATCCCAAATTTCTTAGAGTAATACTATTAAGCACCAATTATTGACAAAGTAACTATAAGCTACGTATGTCTAGTACCCCATCTTATGTGAAAATCATTGTGATCCTTTTGCCACTTTTAAGTGGCACATTAAGTCAGAAGGAGTAAAGCAAACAGCTTTGATCTCTTGCCAAATCTTATTACTTGGCCAGTGGGGCCAATTTAGGAAATGTCAACACAAAATCATAAATGAATTCAactcacattaacaaattaatcaAGTACATAAAAATGCCTTATGAAAGAAGCTTGTGGtaataaatgatgttgagaaaCAATTTTCCCCTAAAAATGTGCCAGTCCTTTCATATTTCAAGCTACCAAGAAATTAAGAGCAAAAActgataataaaaatgaacatttatgcTCCCCATGTACAAATAAGAGGTCTGGTAGACGTGAAATCTTATGACTTGAAGATATTGATCCCATCTGTCAATTAACATCAATTCACATTCTGACCTGTATGTTCTGTTATGCTGCTTTAAACCTTTTGGACCACAACTTCATAATCCATTCCCAAATATCTTCTACCTCCTGCATTGCATTTGAGTTCTGAATTAGAtcttatatttatgaaatatactTGAGTTGAAAGGGGTCAATCAGGATCACTTATTGTAGAAGAATTATGGGTTAGAGTCAATGTTAAGTTATCCACCTCTCACATTTTGGGAGATTGCTCTTATATCAAACCTGAGAAAAAGGGCCTACAAACTGCATTTCATCACACTCCTAACATTCGCTCTTAAGAGCCATCAGATTAAGAGTCAATAAAGAAGGCCTCCAAAGATGGCATTAAGTTAATCTATGGTAATTTGGTTAGTTATGGCTTTAGCTGTCTCCTGTTGCAGAAGTCAATAAAATTCCCCCTCTCATCTAACTCTGCATTTTTGTCTCTCTCTAAGGGGCTTTACGTGATGTATTTTGATCAAGTGAATTCACCATTAAATATAGCAAGTCTTGCTTAGGTTCCCAGGAATTCTCAGCCAAGTCGACCTAGAGATACCATGACCAGATGGTAACCTAGACAGAACCTCTTTCTCATCCTCTTTCCCTGGTAACAAGGATTTCTATATGGACACTTATGCTCCATGGAGAAGCAACGTTTACAACATGGCCTTGAAGAGGTATCAAGTATGCTTTTATTGTCCATTATGCAtagtatatttatacacacattcaatgtatacacatatacatatatgcacatgtatgtTAATATGTACGTATACATACACGCATTTGTGTGTActggtgtgtatatatgtgtgtgtatattacatatatgtaatCTACTCATAATGGACAATAAAAGCGTATGTGATAGATTTTAAAGGCCATGttgtaaatacatacatatatatctgtatacatgcaaatatatgtatgtaGGTAGTTATATATTGGTGTgcctgtatatatgtatatttatatgtatattgtgcatatgtgtgtatctgtgtgtgcacatatgcatGTATCACTTCAGAAAAACCTGTGTTTAGGGTGTAGCACCCAGGCAAACATGCTCCACAAATTCAACTTGTATATTTGGCAGATTAAACGTGacattaatgtaaaaaataaaaatatatatacacacacacatatatacatatacacaatattCAAACATATACttacatgtattttatatgtatatgtatatatacatacatatatatacaaaatttttgtttcttgtttaatAAATCCTGCATTGCAGTTTTATTAACATTCATGaagtattgtgtttttaaatcaTACTGTAATCCAGTTGTGAGTCAGGTACAGCAATTGCATTATAGTTTGATTAAAGAAACACAGTACTTCATGAATGAAATATGACTGAATCAATGGTATTCAAAGGAGGAGTGATGCCTGTAAACCCAGGGAAGGGTCTATGGATGACATGGAATATGAGCTATAATGAAAAGAGAAGGTGAAGCTTAGTCAAGTCTCAAGGTGAGAGAGGGGTGGTAGGTAAGGGAATGGCATGGAATAAAGGCAGAATGGTCAACATATATTCAGAGAGCAGTGAATGAGTAGTTCCTCTGGAATGGATGGTTGAAAGATGAGAGGCATGTAGATGATGAAGGTAGGGAGAAACCAATCTCTATTACCTACAGCTTTTCCTAGTAGAAGAATCCAATTATTTTTTAGTTAGAGTAATGATTAGATTAACAGAATGTAGGATTTAACATAGAGTCATCGCTTGCAAAGAAAAGTTCTGTAAAATATTATATCTATACTTATGTAAATAAATCCATCAAAAGgtaagtgtatgtatgtgtgtacatgtctTTGAAattttactgtatctttgtaactTTAAAATTTGATTGGTACAAGGCTACTCTGAAGGCCTAACTTTGCAAAGGTGTGAAAATAGCATAAAGTGGTTTTCTCTAGATGaaacattgtgtttttattttttaagttaggtTTCCAATTTCCAGGAGTTtacacaaatttatttatttatttttcatgtggtATTTATAGTTTGTCAGACactgttcttatttatttgtttatttatttttggctgcattgggtcttcagtgctgtgcatgggctttctctagttgcggtgtgcgggcctctccttatgggggcttgtcttgttgcggagcacgggctctaggtgtgcgggcttcaggagttgtggcacgagggcttcaggagttgtggcacgcaggctcagtagttgtggctcgtgggctctagagggcaggctcagtagttgtggtgcatgggcttagttgctccgcgacatgtgggatattccccgaccagggcccgaaccttggcaggtggattcttaaccactgtgccaccagggaagcctgacacaAATTTAAAAACGAACTTACTGGACAAAAATCATGCTCAAGTCCTTGCTCCGAGAAAAGAACATCATGATGCAGTAATAGAAATAAGCAAACATATTGGCTTTACAAATGGATATCTTATGTTATCCACTTCATAGGTGGTGCAATAAGCAGAAGAGACTCAAGTCCTCACTCTGGGTTTTATGGACAACAAAGCAGCAGAAATTAGGTTCCCCTTTTTCAGAGTAAAGGACTTCACCCAAGACTAGCTTCATTCAGTATCGAGGGAATACTTCAAAATTCCATGAACTATAAGATATTTAGTCTCAGATAACAGATTATAGCTAGCGTCCTAATCCAGAGGAGGGTagccaaatttattttaataaagcatGAGGATCATGTGACCTTCTGTTTTGCCAACCTGGCTTTCTGAGTTTCCCCCTTTCTCAATAAAGCCCAGTTCTTAACTCACACCTTGTG
Coding sequences within:
- the LOC132368890 gene encoding elongation factor 1-alpha 1-like, which produces MGKEKTHINIVVIGHVDSGKSTTTGHLIYKCGGIDKRTIEKFEKEAAEMGKGSFKYAWVLDKLKAEREHGITIDISLWKFETSKYYVTIIDAPGHRDFIKNMITGTSQADCAVLIVAAGVGESEAGISKNGQTREHALLAYTLGVKQLIVGVNKMDSTEPPYSQKRYEEIVKEVSTYIKKIGYNPDTVALVPISGWNGDNMLEPSANMPWFKG